The nucleotide sequence TTATCACAGAATGGCCAGCAAACATGTTCTCATAAAAGTATCTTTCTGCATCATCATAAGCTGGTTTCTCCAACCACACCTCTGTGATTAGCTCTTCGAAACGTGACCAATGAGGCTTGCCATTAACTGTTGGGTCTGTGGAAGTAGAAAACCTGGTAGATCTGACTAGGCCAGAAGCAATCGTATTATCTGAAGGCATATTTGGTGCTGCAGGAGTTGCAGGAGTCGACATAGCTGTCATATACCCCTCATCAGGGGTTCTCTGTATAAGACCACCAGGGTCACCATCATGCAATAAAAGAGGAAGGCGTAAGGGTTGTGAGGCAAACAGCGAGTGGAATTGTTCGATGAATTTCTTCTCAGCATCACCAAAATAAGTCTTGTTGACCCAAACTCCATGAATGACATGATGGCAAGCAACCAGATTGCTATGATTACAGTTTATGGTTGCTTGGATAGTCACTCTCTTATTTTTAGGCCTAGGCACCAAAGCAGATGGTACAGTCAATTTATTTGCCAACAATGCCTTGGCCAAGTCAGCTGCCAGCTTAGTTTGGTATTCACATTCAGCCTTTTCATAGGCATGTCTGTCAAACCACACATGATCTGCAAGCAAACCAGCCAGCACAAGATTTAATTTGGGCACAACACTTTTGGGTTTGGGTGACCGtctttttctttgcttctttccATTTCTAGACTTCTTGTGCTCACCATTTGGCCCAGTTTCACAGCACTCATCTTGACTCACACCATTCAAGGTCTCTTCTTCGACTCCATCTAATGCAGTGGCTGCCATTACAGCCTCTCGCTCATAATGGAGTTTTTCAGCTTCATCATACTTGTGTTTGTCCACCCAAACAGTCTCCATTGGACTGGAGTGTTTCCTTGTCCTCAAAAAACAGCATTGAAAGACAATAAGCACAGTAATGAAGTTTCATCATAGCTTTATTAAACAAAGGCATACTTTTAAAGGTTTTACCATGCAAATATGGGTTGTATCCAGCAAATTTGTAAGCTTCCAATATGCAATTTTAATAACCAATCCCTTTAATATTTCACATAATCGTGGCTGCTTAAACTAACAGCCATccaaaaaaagttttaagtttTACCTGCCTTTTACTTTGGAGGAATTTATCCTTCATGTAATTGGGAAATGAACATCTTAGGAATTCCAAAAGCCTTTATAGCCAGTGACATGCAATACCAATTTGAGGTGGTACGCTGGCCACAAGTTTAATACAAGTCACAaatgataaatatttatttttccttctgtatGTAGCAAGAAAAAAGGAATCCTGACCAATGAAATCCATAAGTATTGTCTTCTGACAGAGGATATACACATGGTACACCTTCAAATTGAATGTGGAGTACTGTTAAATTACTATAAGCTTCCTAGCATGGATCAAAGCTAAGGGCAAGGTGTTATCAGTTACTAATGTTTAGCTATACCTACAGTAAGTCACAGGCAGTGATATAACCTAACAATTAGTGATGCCATCAAAAGCTCTTTCCAGATATAACCCATATGCTTTAATATCAACATTTTATAATAAAGTTCCCAATGTTCTATAAAAGTCCATATGAATGGGTATAAACTAAAACTAACTTCATGCCACCAAAATGGTATTCACTATTCCATAGGCTACATCAGTTTCTCTGCACCGGCAGTCATGTGTTTAAATAAAATCAGACACTCCATTTCATATATGAAATCAAGTGTTACATTTCCAAAAATTAACCCCAACATGGTTATAAATTAAACAGATGTAAGACCCCTGTACAGAGATCCACTCTGGGAAAGCTATATAGGCTGAAGCCTGGAATTTTAATCAAGCCTttagaaaaaacaaacagattttcACTATAATCTTCAGTTATCAAAAAGCAGAAAGGATGTCTACTGCAGATAGGGCACAGGACAAAAAAATATCAAACTATTTGCATCAGCAATACAGAGCTGTGCATCAAATTCTTGTCCAGTGAGACAGACTGAGCCAGGACTTTAAATATGGTAAGAAACCATTGCAGAAAGTTTTagtattaaaaagtaaaaaactgGGAACTTTATTTATATAGCACTTACATTTCCTGTAATCAAATTCATGCATGTAGTGTAAACTGAAAAAGGAAACATCTTTACATTCTTATTCAGGGTTcaattcattttggattttttcatTGGTACAAAAGAGAAAAACCCATCCCTTAAGTGTATAGTAACTTTACCAAAACTAAACCAAACCCATGAGATCAAGTTAATACATTCCCTTTGAGGCTCAATGAAGATATGGAGTTTTAAAATGAGAACTttgtataaatgtataaatacatGGATGATCTAATGCTGCCATTAAACTTATTACATTATAAATATTAAGAAAGCTGTTCTACTGCTCTACACTGGTGGAATACAATAAAGCAAATAGGAAGCTACTCTGAGCAACTTAGGGCATTAGAGGAACTGAAAGATGTAGAGAACTTTCATGCCCCTCCATTCTCAGAATGTTAAATCTGATGGAGCATATAGCCCTAGAGACTATCACTATACACCCAAAAGTATTTGACTTGGCCAAGTGTCTATATTAAATGCTGATTATAAACATTCTCACTCCATACTGTCCAGAATGTCTGATCACCTCATgcaaaaaaagcagagttgcttgcctaTAAAAcaagtgttctcagaggacagcaggatgttagtcctcacacatgggtgacacaAAACGTATGTCAGTTTCTAACACtgacttggcatactgagcatgcccaataCCACACATCTACaaggggtccctctccagtcttatgACAGAATTATATATAAACGAAAAATCAGGAGAAACCCAAGTCcatggggtggcaggcaggtttcatgaggactataATTCTGCTGTTCCccgagaacacctgctacaggtaagcaactctgctttttttctCCAAGGACATGCAAGATGATAGTCCCCACACATGGGCGAATACCTAGCTACAGattgctccccaacacaaaaggggaaccaacagacacccaaccaagtgccaacaggcacaaccacCATGCTGTTGGTaacctgggagggggggggggggggggaggaagacagcctgaacccaaacaccAGGCTCTAGGGGAGGAAAGTTGGGTTCTAGACCTCAGATtgtgaaggacagactggctgaatctactgttgcatcagccatccctatccaagggACAGTGAGATGAGAATGtgtagagaactccatgtcgcagctttgcagatttcCTCCACAGGaatgctcacaagtgggccaccaatgctgccaAGGCTCAGAATGAGACtagacatgacccccaagatgcagtcccacctgggcataacaggagatgcAGCAATCTGCTAGCAATCGGATAGGATCTATTTGGCAACagcaacacccaacctattcctattaaaagaaataaaaagttgggttgACCGTTTATGGGCTTCTGACTGCTCAAGATAGAATGCTAAGGCTCCcccttgcagtccaaactgcaCAGTGCTTGCTTGCCTTGTGCAAATGGGGCCTGTAAAGAATGTTGGTAGGATGAGGTACAGGTTAAAATGGAAGTGCATCACCACCTTAGGAAAGGAACTTATGTTGTGttcgcaagaccaccctgtcttGATAAAACTtcgtgtaaggtggataagtcactaagggctggagctcactgaccctgcgtgctgaGGTGACTaccaccaaaaacatgaccttccaggtcacaggtgcacagcagctcaaaaggtgCTTTCATCAGCTAAGCTAGCATAACATTGAGGTTCCAAGATACAACGGGAGGCTTTAGGAAGATTtcaaatgaagcaggccccacatgaaacgtACAATTATAGACTGTACAGAggtgggcgtaccatctacaccatagtggtatgcaccaattgcaccaAGATGAACTCAAACTGTTGGTTTATAAGCCAGCTTCCGATAGGAATAAaaagtaatcaagcagtttttgtgtgggataGGAGAACAGCTAGGGCCTTCTGCTCGTACCAGACAGAAAACCTCCACCACTTCAGTCCATAgatctttctagtggaaggctttcaagAAGCCACGAGGGCCCAAGAAATATCCTCAGAGATTGAGTGGTtacagaattaacctctcaacatccaggacCTGAAGATTGAGATGTCACAACCTGCTTCAACCTTGCGGGATGAGATTTGGTTAAATCCCCAGACTAATCGGTCTCTGGATGGCAACTtccataggagtggaaaccagacctgtctgtctCAGCCAATAAGGGGCTAAGAAGAAGCTCATAGTTCCCATGTCCTCACAAAGCTTCAGGAGTCTTTGCCactaaaggaattggaggatatgtgtacagaagACCTTTGCCCCAATGATTGGGCAAGGGTGTCCAAGGATAAGAACAAGGCACTTCCTGTTGCAAAGGGCCACAAATAAGTCTATATCCAGGCTccaccagaggcagaatatcAGATTCACCACCCCAATTCAGAGACCACGCGTGGGGGTCTAATGATACGACAATCTGTCCACTAACATGTTCTCAgtcctggccaggtacatggccctgagcaccatgcTGTGGGACATGGCCCACGACCAGATCttgaccgcttcctgacacaggaagtaCAATActatacctccctgcttgttgacattccacatcactacctggttgtcagtttggatcaggacaactttggacagctgatctctaaAAGCCCGTAGCGTGTATCTGATCgtccgaagctccaggaagttgattctACAACTGCATTCCTGagagaccagagaccctgggtgctgagcccatttataagctccccagcccagggtgaatgcatctgtggttaggactatTTGGGTAGGAGGACTTCAAAAAAAGATCCCCTGATCCAAATttgaaagtacccaccaccaggacgAATCCCTGAGAGATGGGTGACTGATTCAATCCAGGAGGTTCAGCATAGCCTGGCACCACTGCAACCGCAGGGTCCATtttgctctgtgcatgtgtaattgTGCCAAGGGAATGACATGGACAGTTGCAGACATATGGCCCAAAAGCCTCAACATATGCCAGGCTTACATTGTGCTATCCAGCTAGATATTGTTAGTTTGGTCACCGGTAGACCTGGTGCGTTAGggttaaaggaaacaaaaagttgagaagCACGTTGAGCAGATTGTGTTCTTTGCTTGTAATACACTAATGCCCGTTTGCAGTCCAGCAGTGTAGCATACGTTCCCTGTCGTTGGAATGAggcttgggaaagaatgttggtaattctattgtttgatttaaatggaaggGTGATACTATCTCTGAAAGGAAAGTGGATGAGTTCGAAGAACTGCTTTTTGGTGGAAAAACTGTAGATAGGGAGCGTAGTGAACTATGGCTTGCAATTCACCGATTCGTCTTGCAGAAGTAACTGCTGTTAAGAATACCACTTTCCAGGTTAAGTATTTTATGTGAGCAGAGTCCACGGGCTCAAATGGTGGTAACATTAGTTGTTCTAATACTATGTTCAGGTTCCTCGGCACTGGTGGTTTAGCAATTGGCGGACGAAGATGCGCAAGTCCTTTGATGAAACGAGATACCAATGGGCGAGTGGAGattggagaaattgcttacctgataattttgttttccttagtgtagacagatggactcaggaccaatgggtatagtgtactcctgatagcagttggagactgatcagatttcaatctgacgtcagccctagtacatatacccctgtaggaagtgcagctcttcagtattctcctcgaaaagcattgtggatatatgtatgactgactaatctgaataactttattaactttataacttcgttaacttgattaatttgaaccggttgaaatggctatagctggagactgccagtgccctcaacggagaaacgtcgacacctggtaggatgggtttcctagatgaaggaaagcatgacttacccttgaatcactcgctcctgGGGATGTCCCccaagaattccatgagtaactgcagccgtgggtgggatgctgagtccatctgtctacactaaggaaaacgaaattatcaggtaagtaatttctccatttcctagcgtgtagcagatggactcaggaccaataggatgtataaaagctactcccgaactgggtgggaggctgcccgtgagcCACTTAGTACTGTCCTTGCAAATCCTGTGTCCtcctagcctgaacatccaggcagtaaaacctggagaaggtgtggaaggaggaccatgtcgccaccctgcagatctcggcaggtgacagcatcttgggtttctgcccaggacactgcctgggctcttgtagaatgggccttgacttgtaaaggcggtggcttgcctgcttccacgtaggccgccttgatgactttgatccagcgggctatggttgctcgcgaggctgcttccctCTGTGAAGggcgaatagatggtccgtctttcgtagggattccgacctttccaagtattggactaggagtctgccgatgttgagatggcatagacttcgagcctcttccgaattcttatgctcatctggcgatggcaGCAAGATGGTAGTGGGACACCACTATGGGGAGGAACGACTGAACTGTGTGTAACTgaatggttcccggggtgagtctgaggaacggctcccggcaggacagtgcttgtagctcggatatacgatgggctgaacagactgccagcaggaaggctgtcttcaatgttaatagtctgagagacaggccgtggagaggtctgaaggaggttcctgctaggaattctagaaccaggttaaggttccaaagaggcaccagccactttaggggtggtctgatgtgcttgactcctttcaggaagcgggagacatctgggtgagaggcttTGCTGccactctcgctcttggttccgtagcatgacaaggctgccacctgtaccttgatggagttgagggacaatcccttatgtagtccattctgtaggaattccagaatcaCAGGAATTTTGAGTGTGGTATGATGTCTAGGTCCTTGCACCaggattcgaatactctccaaatccttatgtatgttaggaatgtggagaacttgcatgctcggagtagggtgtcaattactgcccccgagtatcctctcctccttaggcgagccctctcaatggccagactataagagaatcgagctggatccttgtggaggatcggtccctgttggagcaggtctctgtgtggaggtagcggcagggggttccctgccagcagtctttgcatgtctgcataccgctgtcttcttggccagtctggggccactagaagtggTGTTCTCTCTTGTGGATgatcgcgcccaataggggccacggtgggaaggcatataagtctcctgtggccaggtctgtaccgcatcgattccctgggactggggttcctgcccgtggctgaagaaactgggtacctgggcattggaccagtttgccaggaggtccatggttggttttccccaacggtttactatcaattggaatgctttGGTTGAccatttccattctcctggatgtagtccgctgcgacattgtctttcccgggaatgtggatggccgagatctcttgaagattcacttccacccatgacattaggaggtctatctccagagacattgttggcttctggttcctccctgacggttgatgtaggccactgttatggcattgtcagacattactgtgaccgctttgtctcggagtcagtgaccgaaccttaggcaggctagtctgactgcccgggcttctaggcaggtattccatcctgactcttctttgttccattgcccttgggcggttagctcctggcagtgtgctccccatcctcataggctggcatctgtggtgagtaggatccaggttggggaggatagtctcgttccctggctcagatgggcttcttgtagccaccatcagaGCTGGGCCCGAACACTTTCCAGAATCGGaagccgtacggtgtagttctgggacagtggattctaTTGTGATAgcagtgagcgttgtaggggtctcatgtgagcccgtgcccatgggactacttccagagTGGGTGCCATGAGGCTGAGAACTTGTAGATAATCCCATACTATGGGGCGAAGTTTGCTCAACAGGGTTTGTAACTGGGTCActaattttgatctccttgtctgtgtcagaatgaccttgtcttgtttggtgtcgaaccagactcccaagtattctagagattgggagggctgcaggcagctctttgtttgtgttgactacccacccgaggctctccagtagagttttgactgttggtagcctggtggctttcctccggggatttcgctctgatcagccaatcgtctagataagggtgcacgcggattccttccttcctcagcgttgctgccaccaccactatgatcttggtgaacgtccggggtgcagtggctaacccgaaaggtagtgcccggaacagGTAGTGActgtccaggatcgagaagcgtagaaaacactgatgctcttgatggatcagaatgtgtaggtaggTTTCCAACAGATCCAGGGCAGTAAGGAACTCTCCCAGTCGTATTGCCcgtattaccgagcgtagggtttccatgcggaagcgaggaatcttcaggtgactgtTTACCGcctttaggtccaggatgggtctgaacgttccttccttcttgggaatgataaaatagatggtataatggccagtattttttgtggaggcaccggtgttatagcctttaaggctagtaatctggtcagtgtagcttctactgccattctcttggaagggttgtGGCAGGAAGaatccacaaacttgtctggagggaggtggtggaaatccaggtaatatccctctcgaatgatggataggacccacttgtccgaagttctcgacccatctttggtagaatagggccagtctgctccctatggcttctttctttggatgggtcggctgatcttcattgtggggtgcgactGGGGCCTGGgaccgagctggctccccttttattgtgcttgttccgaaaagATTGGCTCCGGCCTGTGGGAtgggccgcttgatatgagcttctatatgggttgaagtgctgtgatcctctgcccctggaggtccgggggaaggatcgctggtttctcttattcctgtccaccagtagccgcggcagtggggactcgccccacttgttggctagtttctctagtttgcttctgaacaggagtgctcccttgaaaggcatccttgtgagtcttgttttggaggatgcgtctgctgaccagtttcggagccagatctgtcttctggctgccacggtggatttattttatttaaaaatttttctatacagtcgtttagtaatataccatcacaaaggtttacatttCGGCACAAAATAGGTTGGTTTGGTctctaagttatccatggtgtgccaatattttacggttacatagttcagtaatatactctaaatgagagatgggttggggttaccatttatatgattttgTGAAAATCATGTGATTACcgtttcaatttaatatttaataatgaaacggtaacaaataataaaattctctagctgctgtgcgtaccagatccgaAGCGGCGTCAGCGAGGAATGATacggctggttccagggcttccccaggagtgttgttcctggtccgtgctaagcaggcacatgtcaccacggcacagcaggctgcgatctgtaaagacatagtggAGACGTCAAAGGAATGTAaggatagattccagatgtctgtctcttgagcatccttgagtgctgctcctccccctccaccggggatagtagtgtgcttcaagaccacgcagaccatggcatccaatttcggacatgccaggagatctttggcggcagggtccagagggtacatggctgccagagcccagccccctttgaacgtggtttctggggcatcccattctaggtcaattagttgctggatggcttgtaatagtgggaaatctGATGAAGTCCCTCCAAAGGTGGGTTCAACTTAGGTTCCCCCAATGCACTTATGCctgggatggcaagctcttttaggctgtgtgtgaccaggtctggaagttcGTCCTTGGTGAAAAAGCATCTCATGATTCGATAGGGTTCTGTCcccgggagttccccttcctccaggggttctgactcctcataTGAGATGtgtgtgtccccgaaggtggggcttctgggcggtgggatcacttccctgggcatggCGGGTCCTGAcatgaggtcctctggtgggacctgtgaccgcattgtaggaggccctggttgcatgtggacgaaggtatgcaaacctttgaagaattccacccaggagatagaagctgggtctagactaggagGCGcctgtccctggggagccccgtttcaggggggtcccgctgtgctAGGTCCGGTACCGGCtcgggagggccatgagttgggtcccctagggcctcttcgcactgtatacacagggccgtggcctcctcatgctgtgcagctctaatgtggcatgctgggcaaagaccctgagctttgagcttattttcaggCGGTGCCAGGTTTGTGCGCGCTGGTGTGCATCTAAGATGCGTGCATCGGTTCGGTGCGTGCAGAACAACGTGAGCGCAGTTGTGCGCATGGGTCGCACAGTGAGCGCGTGGCTATACGCTTTGCTTGTGCGCACAAGGGATTTGTGCGCACGGGTCGAGACTGCGGACAGGGCGGtgaacagggccaaaatggtgacggcaaCCACACGGACAATATGgagaccacctcggagggtctccaacgtgggaggaccctcagatctgactggggtctagccctgctaaggcagatcaacctggtggcactgggtcctggctggcgacctgtgcgtctcctcgagcttcAGAGATCGGAGACTTAAATAGATTTCTGCCTTGTCTCGGCACTTCCCGATTTCGttccgggcggggggggggagggggggtggaaaataccttcaccgccgtgctcaaggttgcacccgctgcctctcagcctcatccgatgtcaggggctaggtccctgctgagGGTCGGCCGTCAGTCCGAGGCTTAACTCggagggatcgtggaaatcaccttgggaatctcgactgggggaggaacccaacgggtgtcaccgcaggagagcggggctcgtctgtagaggcaAGATTTCTTTGGTAAagtttactctaacgctgtgctagcatgcatagagtccctagctgctatggagacggaaaatactgaagagctggacttcctgcaggggtatatgtactagggctgacgtcagattgaaatctgatctgtctcaaactgctatcaggagtacaccatacccattgatcctgagtccatctgctacacgctaggaaaaggcTGATTTTGGTACGGCCTATGGTAAGCtgcaattgcactcagatgaattCTAATAGAGGAGATTGCGAGACCCAAAGCATAAGGTATAAAGGTAGTCCAGGAGTAGCTCCGGGGAACAGTCCAAGTGGGGAATTTTATTAGATGTGCACCAGTTGGTGTAGCATTTACACTTGAACCCATAATTGCGCCTAGTTGACCGTTTTCTAGATTCAAACAATACCTGCTGGGCTGTTGCAGAAATGCCTTGCTCGTTTAGCAGGagccgctcaatctccatgccgtcaAGTGAAGAGAGGCGTGACATGAATGAAGAAGCGTGCCTTGTTGGATTAGATCTGGCCGATTCGGCAGACGAATTGGGTCTGTTATGGAAAGGCAAAGTAGATAActataccatggttgtctgggccacgCAGGTGCTACGAGGATTAATTGTGCCCGGTCTGTTATACACTTCTGAATAGTTCTCAGGATGAGCGGAATTGGAGGGAAGGAAGCATACATCAGGCTTTCGTGccaaggaatcaggaatgcatctTGTGCTACTTTGTTGGGAGTTGGCCATAGTGAGCAGAAACTAGGAAGTTGAGCATTCccctctgttgcaaagagatcgatTGTCTGAGTCCCCCATTGTCGAAAAAGACTTTGAACTACATCTGGGTTGAGAGTCCATTCGTGACGATAAAACACCCGACTTAATCTGTCCACTCTGGAATTTGCAATTCCTGGCAAGTATGCTGCTTGCAG is from Rhinatrema bivittatum chromosome 2, aRhiBiv1.1, whole genome shotgun sequence and encodes:
- the LOC115085785 gene encoding uncharacterized protein LOC115085785 gives rise to the protein METVWVDKHKYDEAEKLHYEREAVMAATALDGVEEETLNGVSQDECCETGPNGEHKKSRNGKKQRKRRSPKPKSVVPKLNLVLAGLLADHVWFDRHAYEKAECEYQTKLAADLAKALLANKLTVPSALVPRPKNKRVTIQATINCNHSNLVACHHVIHGVWVNKTYFGDAEKKFIEQFHSLFASQPLRLPLLLHDGDPGGLIQRTPDEGYMTAMSTPATPAAPNMPSDNTIASGLVRSTRFSTSTDPTVNGKPHWSRFEELITEVWLEKPAYDDAERYFYENMFAGHSVIKGESYHCQQLQPEVMKEDIKQNATGKQSRVKGKGFADIHGELHHSSPVPCPLYKESEHLWLSKPLYKAESQYCTSTAWVTSVRRVEMGLEMQLEQTPQPAVPGHHLK